TTGCCGCGCCAGGCCCACCAGGTTCTTCGCCTTGGCGCGGTACAGCCCAATACGCCGGATAAACGGTTCGATGTCCTCCGGCTCGGCCTGGCTCAGCGCCAGCGCGTCGGGGTAGGCGTCAAACAGCGCGGGCGTGCAGGCGTTCACGCTGACGTCCGTGGCCTGGGCGCTCAGGACGGTGGCCACCAGCAGCTCGAAGGGCGTGCGGAACTCCAGTTCGCAGGCCGCGTCCGGGTACAGGGTTTCCAGGGACGCCAGCACCTGCGGCGCACGCGTTTTCGCCCCCCTGGGCAGGCGAACAGAGGATGAAGAGGTCACATGGGCCAGCCTACACCTGCCTTCCCCCGGCGGCAGTGACCAGATGGCGTATTGACGAAACGTTCCCCTGCCCGCAGCACCAGGAATGGACGTCCTGTCTTTACAGGCATGAGGCTGTTTGCCTGATGCTCGGCCTGCTGGCTGGCCTGGCTGGGTCTCCCGTTGGGCAAGCTGGCTTTTGGAGGCTGGGCCGTGAGCACATCGCCACGACCTGAATGCCGTGATGACCGCCGTGGTGCTGATTCAGTTGATGCCAGGCAGCGGCGTGCCTCAAGTCTCTGAGAGCATTCGCAGGAGGACGCCGAGGTTCTCTTCCGGTGTTCCCTGCGCGCTGTCCAGCACCAGGCGGGGGCACTTCCAGGCCTCGTACCCTGCCGCACTCTGCTGCACCTGCGCCCAGTCAGGGGGCTGCCACTTCCCTTCCCGCTGGGTGGTGTCGGCGCGGCGAAACTCCACACGGCGGCGGTGCTCGGTCAGGTCGGAGCAGATGACTTCGATATTCACGAGTTCTACACCACCTTCCAGGGCGACGGTCGCCCAGGCCTCGCGCGTGAGGTCGATGGGATTCACGCTGTCCACCACCACGTTCAGGCCCTGATTCAGATTGTCGGCCGCGACCGCGTAAGCCGCCGCATACCCCTCAATGCTGGCCGGGGTTCCGGTGGCGTTCAACAGGGCCGCCTCGATGGAATCGACGCGCAGGTAAACAGCCTTCAGGTGCCGCGCCAATTGGCGAGCCAGCGTCGATTTTCCGGTACCGGGCAGACCACCGAGGACATATAGCACGTTACTTCTTGTGCGGCGGCCGGTTTCTGGCACGTTTAATGGTGCCTATGCCGGCGTCACTGTGCATGACCTGCGTGAAAAGTGTCCAGAACTGCCGGGCCTGATCCGGGTCGCGGGTCAGGTTCTCGAAGCGGTAGTAGGCGGCCTCCCCGCCGGGCAGCACGAAGGTGGGGGTGCCAAACACCCCAATTTCACGGGCGTCGTCGAATTCCCGGCGCAGGGCGGCGCGCAGTCCGGCCTCGTCCTGGCGGTCTTGCTCCCACTGCTTCAGGTCCAGGGCGGCTTCCTGGGCCGCCTGGGCAAAAGCGGGCTGATCCAGTTCCTTTTTCTGCTCGAAGTGGGCGCGGTACAGGGCCAGCGTGAAGGCCCAGGCTTTCTCCTCGCCCTGCCGGTAGGCGGCCTGCGCGGCCAGGAACGCGCCGTAACTGGGCCGCTGGTGCTTCAGGTATCCCTCGCCGCCCGCGGCGTCGGTGGGCTGGTCGGTCAGTTTCCAGGTCAAGTTCCCGGCGTTGTCCGGGTGGTTGCCTTCCACCAGCGAGAAGAAGCGCAGGCGGAACG
The Deinococcus fonticola genome window above contains:
- a CDS encoding AAA family ATPase, whose translation is MLYVLGGLPGTGKSTLARQLARHLKAVYLRVDSIEAALLNATGTPASIEGYAAAYAVAADNLNQGLNVVVDSVNPIDLTREAWATVALEGGVELVNIEVICSDLTEHRRRVEFRRADTTQREGKWQPPDWAQVQQSAAGYEAWKCPRLVLDSAQGTPEENLGVLLRMLSET
- a CDS encoding DsbA family oxidoreductase: MTDLFFDFLCPYAWRGVELAAALREQGEPFRLRFFSLVEGNHPDNAGNLTWKLTDQPTDAAGGEGYLKHQRPSYGAFLAAQAAYRQGEEKAWAFTLALYRAHFEQKKELDQPAFAQAAQEAALDLKQWEQDRQDEAGLRAALRREFDDAREIGVFGTPTFVLPGGEAAYYRFENLTRDPDQARQFWTLFTQVMHSDAGIGTIKRARNRPPHKK